The Narcine bancroftii isolate sNarBan1 chromosome 8, sNarBan1.hap1, whole genome shotgun sequence region catacacacacactcacacacatatacactcacaaacacatacacatacatccaTTCACACATCCAaatacacactctcacacacttaaaagaaccacacacacacacactcattcataCACATTCACACTCATATACAAACATaccctcacacactcacatataaacacacacccccccacacacatacagatacaTGCAAATGTACACAGATgcatacaaacacacatacaaactcaAACatccacactcaaacacacatacagacacatacaaatgcacacagacacataAAAACACccaccatctcacacacacacacaagcatacatacccatacacacactcacacacactcacacacatacagacacatacaaatgcatgcacatacacatacaaacacacaccatcacacacacacatacaaactcacacacccacacattcatacactctcacacacacatacaaacacacaccatcacacacacacatacaatcacacactcactcacacacacataaaacacaccctcacatacaaacactcaaCCCCACACATGCCCAACAATAAACCTACAcacctactcacacacacactcacacattctctcGCATGAACACAtccacgcacatgcacacacacatacttacaaacattcacacacacacccacacacatacaaatacacacacccacacacacacatactcatactcacacacatgcctgcacacactcatatacacacatacaaacataatAACACAtgtacacacctacacacacatgcaaacacacactgtaatacacacatacacatacaaacatacaaactcacacacccacacacactcacaaacactcacacacacatatgcacacacactcacacacatatacactcacaACCACATACACATACATCCATTCACACATccaaacacacactctcacacacttaaaacaaccacaaacaaacacactcatgcacacacacatacacactcacacacccaaacacactcacacgcaatcacacactcacgtgcacacacatacagacacatacaaatacacacaccatcatacacacatacaaactcacacacccacacacatacttacacacccacacactcacttacacacacacatataaaagcatacacacccatgcacacacacatctaTAAACTCTCACACATATGTACATACAGAcaatcacacactcacacgcaaaacacacgcacccacacattcacacacacatacagacacatacaAATGCATACTCGAACACATTCAAACACATACCaacccacacacatacaaactcacacacacatttgacacacacacacatacaaacaaacacacccacacactctcacacacacaaacaaacacaccttcacacactcacattcaaacacacacacccccacacactcacacacacaaacatacacacaccctcacacacacatacacacaaacattcacatacatatacaaacacatccacacacactcacacacacctacataTACCCACAAACATAtgtacacactaacacacacatacactcacacacatgactacacacacccactcacatacacccacatatgcactcacttacacacacaaacacacacacatagatacacacacactcacacacatatacactcacacacatatacactcacaaacacatacacacacatccactcacacatacaaaaacacactctcacacacttaaaataaccacacacacacccacacacacatatacaaacacaccctcacacattcacatacaaacacacacactcccacacacacatactgacacATACAAatgcatgtgcacacacatacaaacacacaaccacacactcacccacaaacacatacaaacacatcttCAAACGCACTCACATTCAAACACACTCACATTCAAACACACTCACattcaaacacacacccacacattcacatactctaacacacacatacacactcatacaaatgcacacacactcacacacacacatgcaaactcatacacacatacacacacactcatccacacacactcacttgcacatacacactcgcacacacactcacacacacattcaaatCCACCCTCACACGCTAAcatacaaacactcacacacatgatcacacacacatacatatacacacacatgcacatacacacacatgcacatacaaacacacacacatacatacattcacacacacacaaacccactcaCATACTAACACATACACAaatgatcacacacacacattcaaacacacactcacatgcacattaaaacacacacatacaaacattcacacacacacactcacacacatgcacacatactaACAGGtgcacactcgcatacacacacgtacactctcactcacatacaaatacacactcacacacatatacactcacaaacacatccacacacatccactcacacatagaaacacactcacacacttaaAACAACCACAcacactgttaggtctgctttgttcatgaatgagtgagacaaacaccaggctgagtcgaaatcagggttctttgttctttattaccggattgtaacacttgcgactaacaaagttagtcggagaatgcattctgccgttatcagcaaaatggtgattttttatacccttggatatgtgcttagaacatcatcatatcattacttgtccaatgactaaaactgttgctatcctttccctgctagcttcctgcctctcaatccatcaatgtctctcttatcttgtaagtacaaggatgcattcacatcttgttactgccccgtacattcccatctcatgatgttttacctaacaggagtacaaggacacctccccttcttgttactgccctgtacagggtaactccctacacattcccatctcatgatgttttaccttacaacactcacacacatatacaaacacaccctcacacactcacatacaaacacacacactcccacacacacatacagacacatacaaatgcatgtgcacacacatacaaacacaaccATACACTCACAaaaacactcactcacacacgcatacaatctcacacacccacacacacatacaaacacatcttCAAACACACTCCCACACATATACACTCATGCTAACACACACCATTtaacacactctaacacacacatgcaatctcacacacacatacacacacatccacacacaatcactcgcacacactcacacacaccattaAACACACTCTCTCAAACACATGCAaactcacacacatatatatacaaatacaaacacacacactcactcgcacacactcgcacacacattCAAATGCACCCTCACACAATCATatccaaacactcacacacacaaccacacacacacatacaaacacatgaacacactcacacacacatatacaaacacacaccatAACACACACTCATACAAACTCACACCCAAATACAAACGCACACACGCATACAGaaacaatcacacacattcaaacacacactcacacacattaaAAAGACACACCAgcccacacatacactcactcacacacacacaaacacaccttctcacacacacactctctcacagacatgctcacacatacacccacacacactcacacacaaatataaacacacactcacaaacatatgcacatactcacactcacacaaataaccacacacactcacacacacaaacaaacacacacttgcatacacacagacactcacatatgcacacatacacaaacactcactcacatacaaacacacactcaaaaacacttatacacacatatacacactcgTAAAAATACACACAGCCACACAGATTCACATACACCCTCACgcacatatatgcacacacatacatatacacatatccaAAAACACTCACATACATGtactcacacattcacacatacccacacacctacacaaacacacttacatacacacacacgcaaacactctcacatacacccacccacactcacgcaaacacacccacatacatacattcacatacacacatacaacacCCACTCGCACACCTACACACATTCATAAACACACTCacaaccacatacacacacacccatacacataaatacacacacacattcacacaaactcgcacacacacataccaacacatcctcaaacacccacacacatattttcacacactctctcacacacacacatactcccaCATCCATGCACATATGAACATACACActtacaaacactcacacacacatacacactcacacacacacccacacactcacactcaatcattcacatacacatacaaacacacatccacacacattcACTAACATACGTATGCACTCACATacaaatacacactcacacacataaaaacatgcactcaaacacactcacacagacacactcacacacacactccccgcacactcacacacacatacacatacacacaggctcaaacacacatacacacaaatattcacatacacatacaaacacacatccacacactcacacacatacctacatatactctcacacacccacaaacatatgtacacactcacacacatacattcacacacatgtccacacacacccactcatatACACCTACATatgcactcacatacacacacaaagacacacacatacacacacactgacacatatacactcacaaacacatacacacatccactcacacatgcaaacacacacacttaAAATaactacacacactcacacacatatacaaacacaaactcacatacaaacacccacacacccctacacacacatacagacacatacaaatgcacatgcacacaaatacaaacaaacagcatcacacacacatacatttgacacacaaacacacacactcacacaaacacactcactcacactcacattcaAAGACACACACCCATGCATTcagacacacactcactcgcacacactcgTACACACATTCAAATGCTCCCTCACACATTCAtatacaaacactcacacacacaaccacagatgcacacacatacaaacatgcacacactcacacacacatatacaaacacacaccataacacacacatacaaactcaCACCCACGTACAAACTCACATATGCATACAGaaacaatcacacacacattcaaacacacacacacacattaaaaatACACACCagcccattcacacacacacccacatacatacaaactcacacatctacacacatactcatactcacacacatgcctacacacactcatatacacacacatacaaatataataACATATGTACACAcctaaacacacatacaaacacacacccacacactcacacacacgtacatactcacacacacacccacacactcacttaAACACACATAAAAGCAtactcaccccacacacacatatccatacactctcacacacacgtgcAAACAGACACTCACGCactcacatgcaaacacacaaacccacacactcacacactcacacacatacagacacatacaaatgcacgtgcacacacatacacacacacacccacacacacccacaaacactcacacacacaaaccaacacaccttcacacactcacattcaaacacacaaccacacaaacacacacacactcacacacacatatgcactcaTACAAatgaacacacactcacaaacacacatgtaaactcacacacacacatacaaacacacccacacacactcacatacaaatactcacacacacacaaaaccacacgcacacacactcacatacaaacacacacaaacaaccacacacatacacacacacatacaaactcacacacacattcacacacacacaaacccactcaCATACGTACACATACACAAACGATCacacacattcaaacacacactcacacgcacgttaacacacacactcatattcgcacacactcacattcacacacactcacacacacatacatacaaacacacgctcacacactcacattcaaacactcacacacacaaccacacatgcacacacatacaaacatgcacaccctctcacacacacatatacaaacacacaccatAACGCACACATACAAACTCACACGCAcgtacaaactcacacacacacatacagaaacaatcacacacacattcaaacacacactcacacacacattaaaaAGACACACCAgcccacacatacactcactcacacacacacatacaaacacaccttcacacacacattcactcacagACATgctcacacatacccacacacacacacaaatataaacacacacactcacatacaaacacaccttcacacacacattcactcacagACATgctcacacatacccacacacacacacaaatataaacacacacactcacaaacatatgcacatactcacactcacacacataaccacacacatatatacacacacactcaaacacacatacaaacacacacactcacatatacacacatacacaaactctcactcacaaacacacactcaaacataTAAAAACATGCACCCAAAAACATTCACACACATTcaaacacactcatacacactttTGCACACTCATAAAAATACACATAGCCACACagattcacacactcactcacacacacacacccacacacacacacacatatacactcacaaacacatacacatacatccaTTCACACatccaaacacacactcacacacacttaaaacatccacaaacaaacacactcattcacacactcacactcatataCAAATATGccctcacactcacatacaaacacacactcacacacacatacagacacattcaaatgcatgcacacacatacaaacacaccatcacacacacatacaaattcacacacccacacactcccacatacacacacgtactcacacacacatccacacactcacttacacacaaacataaaaacatacacaccccacacacacacacatctatacactctcacacacacatacaaacagacactcacatgcaaacacacacccacacaatcacacacatacagacaaatacaaatgcacacgcacacacatacaaacacatacgaacacacacacatacaaactcacacacacatttgacacatacatacaaacacacacacccacacacatacacaaacaaacacaccttcacacactcacattcaaacacacacaaccacatacacacactcacaaacacatagGCACTCATACAAatgaacacacactcacaaacacacatgtaaactcacacacacacacacaaaaccacaccaacacacactcacatacaaacacacacacacacaaccacacacacacacaaccacacacatacacacacacatacaaactcacacacaatcacacacacacaaacccactcacatatgcacacatacacaatcacacacattcaaacacacacacacacattcaaacacacactcacacacacattaaaaATACACACCagcccattcacacacacacccacacacatacaaactcacacacctacacacatactcatactcacacacatgcctacacacactcatatacacacacatacaaatataataACACATGTACACACCTAAACACgcatacatacaaacacacacccacacactcacacacacatgaacatactcacacacacacccacacactcacttcCACACACATAAAAGCATACTCACCCCTCACACACATATCCATACACTCTTACACACACGTACAAACAGACactcacgcactcacacacatacagacacatacaaatgcacgcgcacacacatacacccacacacactcacacacacatacaaacactcacgcccacacacactcacacatacatgcTCACACTCACACAAAACCACAAGCAGACATatccacacacacctacacacactcacacacacatacaaacacatactcGCATAAACACACAGTCACTCagacacactcatgcacacatatACAAACACTCACAGTCATACACACATTCaaacacactcatagacacatttacacacataaaaatacacacagccacacacaaatatatacacacatacatgtatgtatacatgcactcacacactcacacacacccacacatctacacacacacactcacatacacacacccaaacactctcacatacacccactcactcacacacacattcaaatgcaccctcacacacaaacactcacacacatgaccacacacacatatacacatacacactcacacaaactctctcacacccacatacaaacacatacacacgcacacacacattcacagacaCACGTACAAtacccactcacacacatgcacacactcataaacacactcacaaacacatacacacacaccatacacataaatacacacacacacattcacccacacaaatgcacacacacatacaaacacaccctcacacattcacacacacaaactcacacacataccAACACATCCTCAAACAATCACACatattttcacacacacacactctctcacacatagTCCCACATCTACACACATATGAACAGACACACTTACAATCACACTCACAAAGAAGCtcttacacacccacacacactcacacacatatacactcacaaacacatacacacacatccactcacacatacaaacacactctcacacacttaaaacaaccacacacacatatacaaacacaccCTCACAcgctcacatacaaacacacacactctcacacacacatacagacacatacaaatgcatgtgcacacacatacaaacacacaaccacatatactcacacacacctacatattctcacacacacccacaaacaagtacacactcacacacaaacacacacatacatacacacactcacacacttatacactcacaaacacatacacacatccactcacacatacaaacacactctcacacacttaaAATaatcacatacactcacacacatatacaaacacacattcacatacaaacagccacacacccctacacacacagacacatacaaatGCACGTGcacacaaatgcaaacacacaaaatcacacaaacacacacaaatacacacacatacaaacacatgcacacactcacacacacacatatacaaacacacaccatAACACACGCAaatacaaactcacacacacatgcagaaacaatcacacacacattcaaacacacactcacacacacattaaaaAGACACACCAgcccacacatacactcactcacacacacacacacacacatacaaacacaccttcacacacacattcactcacagGCGTgctcacacatacacccacacacacacacaaatataaacacacacactcactcacaaacatatgcacatactcacactcacacacataaccacacacacatatacacacacactcaaacacacatacaaacacacacactcacatatacacacatacacaaacactcactcacaaacacacactcacacatataaaAACATGCACTCAAAAACATTCACACACATTcaaacacactcatacacactttTGCACACTCATAAAAATACACATAGCCACACAGattcacacactccctcacacacacacacacccacacacacacactgacatatACACTCAGAAACACGTGCACATACATCCATTCACACATccaaacacacactctcacacacttaaAACATCCACAAACAaatacactcattcacacactcacactcatatacaaatacaccctcacactcacatacaaacacacactcacacacacatacagacacattcaaatgcatgcacacacacatacaaacacacaccatcacacacacatacaaactcacatacccacacactctcacatacacacacatactcacacacacacagccacacactcacttacacacaaacataaaaacatacacaccccacacacacatctatacactctcacacacacgtaCAAACAGACACTGACACactcacatgcaaacacacacccacacaatcacacacatacatacaaatacaaatgcacacgcacacacatacaaacacatacgaacacacacacatacaaactcacacacacatttgacacatacatacaaacacacacacccacacacatacacaaacaaacacaccttcacacactcacattcaaACACTCAcaaccacatacacacactcacaaacacatatGCACTCATACAAatgaacacacactcacaaacacacatgtaaactcacacacacatacaaacacacccacacacacactcacatacaaacactcacacacacacaaaaccacacccacacacactcacatacaaacacacacacacaaccacattatacacatacacacatacaaactcacacacattcacacacacacacaaacccactcacatatgcacacatacacaaacgatcacacacattcaaacacacaTTCATACGCACGTTAAAACACACACTcatattcacacacactcacacacacatacaaacacacctctgcacactcacacacactcgctcacagtcatgctcacacatacacccacacacatgcacacacatacaaacactcacacatattcacacatactcacactcactcacaaccACAAACACACATAAGCAGACatgcacacacctacacacacacacaaacacacacttgcATGCACACAGACACTCGCATATgcatatgcacacatacataaacactcactcacatataaacacactcatatacacacacattcaaaCACACTTATACACTCattcacatacatacaaacacatcTTCACACACTCACTCAGACATGCtctcacatacacccacacacactcatacacacatacaaacacaaactcacacacaactATGCACACATTTGCACACACCTacgcacacaaacgcacacaaacaaacacacactcgcatacacacagacactcacatacgcacagatacacaaacactcactcacatacaaacacacactcatacacacacacattcaaacaCACTAATACAAACATTTACACACTTGTAAAAATACACACAGCCACacaaattcacacacacacccactcacatacacacacatacacaaatgatcacacacacattcaaacacacactcacatgcacattAAAACACACCTTCacattcacacacccacacactcacacacataaacacttactcacactcacacacaaccacaaacacacatgcacacatgcacacacctatacacactcacacacatacaaacacacactcacatacacacacaatcactcagacacactcatacacacatatacaaactcagtcacacacacatgcacacattccAACACAATCATAGACACATTTACACACTCATAAAAATACACACAGCCACACAgattcacacacacagacacacacacacacacacacacacacacacacatatatatatatatatatacgtacacacacatacatatacaaacaTCTCAAAATACTCACATCATGcactcacacaaacccacacatctacacacacacactcacatacacacacacccaaacactctcacatacacccactcgctcacacacacgtacagacactcacacactcacatgtaaacacacacccacacactcacacacacatagacacatacaaatgcacgcgcacacacataaaaacacatatgaacacacacatacaaactcacacacacatttgacacacacacacatacaaacacacacacccatacacacatatacacaaacaaacacaccttCACATACTCACATTcaaacacacacaaccacacacacacaatcacaaacacatatgcactaatacaaatgaacacatactcacaaacacacatgtaaactcacacacaaatatacaaacacacccacatacactcacatacaaacacacacacacaatcacacacatacacacacatacaaactcacacacacatttgacacacacacatacaaacacacacacccacacacacatacacaaacaaaaaCACCACACACTCTCATTcaaacacacacaaccacacacactcacaaacacatatgcactcacacaaatgaacacacactcacaaacacacatataaactcacacacacacacatacaaacacacccacacgcactcacatacaaacacacacacacacaaaaccacaccCACTCATACtcaaatacaaacacacacacaaccacacacacacatacaaactctcacacacacacattcacacacacacaaacccactcacataaacacacatacacaaatgatcacacacattcaaacacactctttctttggcttggcttcgcggacgaagatttatggagggggtaaaaagtccacgtcagctgcaggctcgtttgtggctgaccagtccgatgcgggacaggcagacacgattgcagcggttgcaagg contains the following coding sequences:
- the LOC138742003 gene encoding LOW QUALITY PROTEIN: LIM domain-containing protein A-like (The sequence of the model RefSeq protein was modified relative to this genomic sequence to represent the inferred CDS: substituted 1 base at 1 genomic stop codon), translated to TFTHRHAHTYPHTHTNINTHTHKHMHILTLTHITTHIYTHTLKHTYKHTHSHTHTHTHTNSHTYTHTHTHTHAYTHSYTHTCTHLHTHTNTHLHAHRHSHMHMHTYINTHSHTLTYKHTHTITHIHTHTNSHTHLTHTHTNTHTHTHTQPHTHIQTLTHTQTHISTHAHTYTHTNTHLHTHRHSHTHTHTHRHAHTYTHTHSYTHTNTQTHTQLHTHMHTPTHTHAHKQTHTRIHTDTRIHTDTXTLTHIQTHSHTHAHSNTLSHANTHTHTLTHTYRHTQMHTHTNTHTHNHTHIHTYTHTSIN